A single window of Asticcacaulis sp. AND118 DNA harbors:
- a CDS encoding TetR/AcrR family transcriptional regulator — MKTSRAQVEQNRQLILKAASELFRLKGFEGVKVAEVMQAAGLTHGGFYNYFASKEALIGETCAEWVKERTQSLEEKRVHNPAGEAEAYVTRYLSKRYRDHPDMACLYPALCADIARQSDSVRSAFTREFKSYLDVLERLFGGAGEEAPKTAILQLSTLIGAMTLARAVNDETLSDAILDTVREAVAVR; from the coding sequence ATGAAAACCTCGCGCGCACAGGTCGAGCAAAACCGCCAACTGATCCTCAAGGCCGCGTCGGAGCTATTCCGGCTCAAGGGCTTTGAGGGGGTGAAGGTGGCCGAGGTGATGCAGGCGGCGGGCCTGACCCACGGCGGTTTTTATAACTATTTCGCGTCGAAAGAGGCGCTGATCGGCGAGACCTGCGCCGAATGGGTTAAGGAACGCACGCAGTCACTGGAAGAGAAGCGCGTGCACAACCCGGCCGGCGAAGCCGAGGCCTATGTGACGCGTTACCTGTCGAAACGCTACCGCGACCATCCGGACATGGCCTGCCTCTACCCGGCCCTGTGCGCGGACATCGCGCGTCAATCCGACAGCGTGCGCAGCGCCTTTACGAGAGAATTCAAGAGCTATCTCGACGTACTTGAACGTCTGTTCGGCGGGGCAGGCGAAGAGGCGCCGAAGACGGCTATCCTCCAGCTTTCGACCCTGATCGGTGCTATGACGCTGGCCCGTGCCGTGAACGATGAGACCCTGTCCGATGCCATCCTCGATACGGTGCGCGAGGCGGTGGCGGTAAGATAA
- a CDS encoding MFS transporter gives MVSSALAKGLERRHIHYGWVVMVVTFLTMLTTACALGAPGVLMPPLAREFGWTTAEISGALAVRLVLFGLIAPFAAVLMLRFGLKRVVGSALVLIVAGLGLSLMMGELWQLLLLWGIMVGCGAGMTAMVLGATVASRWFVERRGLVVGILAASSATGQLAFLPVIAAISEAAGWRMALVLVCALLAVALIMVLVFMRDRPDDVGLRAYGETEPVAAPPAAAVTPFGALREASRSGTFWVLFLTFFICGASTNGLIQTHFVSFCGDFGMTAVTAASVLALMGVFDLFGTVGSGWLSDRYDPRWLLFIYYGLRGIALLFLPESTFTVMGLTPFAIFYGLDWIATVPPTLKLTAQRFGREKAGVVFGWIFAGHQLGAASIAFFAGWVRTAYDTYVYALLIAGGLCLIAAALSLMAQKPKLA, from the coding sequence ATGGTATCCTCGGCACTGGCGAAAGGCCTTGAGCGCCGCCATATCCATTATGGCTGGGTCGTCATGGTGGTGACCTTCCTGACCATGCTGACCACAGCCTGCGCGCTGGGCGCGCCGGGCGTGCTGATGCCGCCTCTGGCCAGGGAGTTCGGCTGGACCACAGCGGAGATTTCCGGTGCGCTGGCCGTGCGGCTGGTGCTGTTCGGTCTGATCGCGCCCTTTGCCGCCGTCCTTATGCTGCGTTTCGGGCTCAAGCGCGTGGTCGGGTCGGCGCTGGTGCTGATCGTGGCCGGGCTCGGCCTGTCCCTGATGATGGGTGAACTGTGGCAGTTGCTGCTGCTGTGGGGGATCATGGTCGGCTGCGGCGCCGGCATGACCGCCATGGTGCTGGGCGCGACCGTGGCCAGCCGCTGGTTCGTCGAGCGGCGCGGTTTGGTGGTCGGCATTCTGGCCGCCAGCAGCGCCACGGGGCAACTGGCCTTTCTGCCGGTCATCGCGGCCATATCCGAGGCGGCGGGCTGGCGTATGGCGCTGGTGCTGGTTTGCGCCCTGCTGGCCGTGGCGCTGATCATGGTCCTGGTCTTCATGCGCGACCGTCCCGACGATGTGGGGCTGCGCGCCTATGGTGAGACGGAGCCGGTCGCTGCGCCGCCCGCCGCTGCCGTGACGCCCTTCGGCGCGTTGCGCGAAGCCTCGCGCAGCGGCACCTTCTGGGTGCTGTTTCTGACCTTCTTCATCTGCGGCGCGTCGACCAACGGCCTGATCCAGACCCACTTCGTCTCCTTCTGCGGCGACTTCGGTATGACGGCGGTCACCGCGGCCTCGGTGCTGGCCCTGATGGGGGTGTTCGATCTGTTCGGCACGGTGGGCTCGGGCTGGCTGTCGGATCGTTACGACCCGCGCTGGCTGCTGTTCATCTATTACGGCCTGCGTGGCATCGCGCTGCTCTTCCTGCCGGAATCGACCTTCACTGTGATGGGGCTGACGCCGTTCGCCATCTTCTACGGACTCGACTGGATCGCCACGGTGCCGCCGACGCTCAAGCTGACGGCCCAGCGCTTCGGTCGGGAGAAGGCGGGGGTGGTCTTCGGCTGGATCTTCGCCGGGCACCAACTGGGCGCAGCCTCCATTGCCTTCTTCGCCGGTTGGGTGCGCACGGCCTATGACACCTATGTCTATGCCCTGCTGATCGCGGGCGGCCTGTGCCTGATTGCGGCCGCCCTATCGCTGATGGCGCAGAAACCGAAGCTCGCTTGA
- a CDS encoding autotransporter domain-containing protein — translation MRRSLLLSATALALILAAAPALATTTISTATTTPLKTATVNNGAADDIDVTDAATITLTSGTAITIDSDNDLILNGVITMSSSDSGSTGILIDGARTSDLDISGTITVTDDYTAEDTNDDDIVDGVFAEGTNRYGIRATDLLTGAVDIDAAITVEGNQSAAILFENGHVGDFLFDGTISVLGDDARGIALRGTQTGQVYISGSVSAQGKDAQAIELSGRIDGALILDASVTTIGYRYSSLDDDYLDLLDADDLYQAKSAVQISNNVTGGVLLNAAVTSEDDDNTDENGNGIEDTEEGTASIAQYGAAPALLIGSDTQAITLGAISYNENATDDYSSRTYGLDIRGSVAAYGIYEGVNATAVQIAGLGYDVVVTNGIGLSGSVGATAYEGTATGLALKSGAQVGTLNLSGSLGASTTTTNSDTAYGLDIDWGATLNTLKIETGGALSAAGYGTTANATALRDTSNTLTSLVINGSISAGITPGDEDEDDVTDTAVNRPVAIDLSANGVATTIDLVNAHLDDDDYALPYISGDIKLGSGNDVINVSNGYIYGNIDFGAGSNSLNIDDEGIVIGKLTGAGTVAIDVENGRLALATGTQVTLSSLHLGSEGELYMGLSTANPTSALLINNGTTVFDDGAAIYLTLDKIIQTPTRFTLITGANIDYGTLDLNDMDEKVPWLYKATLSTGSANNGLYADFRLRTQSESGLSVNEYGALGAVLTAAATDDDTTSTLLSATTESTFVSTYAAFLPDFSGENLLSLSRGREAVTRSIEKQSILPGMGETHYWLQEEGYQLSRDRGQTLGFEATGFSFGGGIERGLGYGQATGLFISYTAATPKDSYATAYETSSAADFTVGGYWRLESGGLRAWLSGGVGGAFFKSERQMVGSANTLTAKAKWNGYSVSGSTGASYRATLGPVSLKPLVSVDYYGLKEDGRDEDGGGTAFDLSVDERQSHIATASALLSLGRSDRKALFQPEVWVGYRNNFSVKVDDTVARFTGGDAFTLSGGDLKGGAPVVGLRMLAGNEYGYLSLEAEGEKYSEYSNYKLSLRTGFKF, via the coding sequence ATGCGCCGCTCTCTACTCCTGTCCGCCACTGCCCTCGCCCTTATCTTAGCCGCCGCGCCGGCTCTGGCCACCACCACGATCTCGACGGCAACGACCACACCGCTGAAAACCGCGACGGTCAATAACGGCGCGGCGGACGATATAGACGTAACCGATGCCGCGACGATCACCCTGACCAGCGGCACGGCCATCACCATCGATTCCGACAACGATCTGATCCTCAACGGCGTGATCACCATGTCGTCTTCCGACAGCGGTTCGACCGGCATTCTGATCGATGGCGCGCGCACGAGCGACCTCGACATATCCGGCACCATTACCGTCACCGACGACTACACGGCCGAAGACACGAATGACGACGATATTGTCGACGGGGTCTTCGCCGAAGGGACCAACCGCTACGGCATCCGCGCCACGGATCTGCTGACCGGCGCGGTGGACATCGACGCCGCCATCACCGTCGAAGGCAATCAATCCGCCGCCATCCTGTTCGAAAACGGCCATGTCGGCGACTTCCTGTTCGACGGCACCATCAGCGTGCTCGGCGACGATGCGCGCGGCATCGCCCTGCGCGGCACCCAGACCGGTCAGGTCTATATCAGCGGCTCTGTATCGGCCCAGGGCAAGGACGCGCAGGCCATCGAACTGTCCGGTCGCATCGATGGCGCGCTGATCCTCGACGCCAGCGTCACCACTATCGGCTACCGCTATTCCAGCCTCGACGACGACTATCTCGATCTGCTGGACGCCGACGACCTCTATCAGGCGAAGTCGGCGGTGCAGATTTCCAACAACGTCACCGGCGGCGTGCTGCTCAATGCCGCCGTCACCAGCGAGGACGACGACAATACCGACGAGAACGGCAACGGCATCGAAGACACCGAGGAAGGCACGGCCTCCATTGCCCAGTACGGCGCGGCCCCGGCCCTCCTGATCGGCTCCGATACCCAGGCCATCACGCTGGGCGCCATCAGCTATAACGAAAACGCGACTGACGACTATTCGAGCCGCACCTATGGCCTCGACATCCGCGGCTCGGTCGCCGCCTACGGCATCTACGAAGGCGTCAACGCTACGGCGGTGCAGATCGCGGGTCTCGGCTACGATGTCGTGGTCACCAACGGTATCGGCTTGTCCGGCTCGGTCGGCGCGACCGCCTATGAGGGTACGGCCACCGGTCTGGCGCTCAAAAGCGGCGCGCAGGTCGGCACGCTGAACCTGTCCGGCTCTCTGGGGGCCAGCACGACCACAACCAATTCCGACACCGCTTACGGCCTCGATATCGACTGGGGCGCGACGCTGAACACGCTGAAGATCGAAACGGGCGGTGCCCTGTCAGCCGCCGGCTACGGCACCACAGCCAATGCCACGGCGCTGCGCGACACATCGAACACCCTGACCTCCCTCGTCATCAACGGCAGCATTTCGGCCGGCATCACGCCAGGCGATGAGGACGAAGACGACGTGACCGACACCGCCGTCAACCGGCCCGTCGCCATCGATCTGAGCGCCAACGGCGTGGCGACGACGATCGATCTGGTCAACGCCCACCTGGACGATGACGACTATGCCCTCCCCTATATTTCCGGGGACATCAAGCTCGGTTCGGGCAATGACGTCATCAACGTCTCGAACGGCTATATCTACGGCAATATCGATTTCGGCGCGGGGAGCAACAGCCTGAATATCGACGACGAAGGCATTGTGATCGGCAAGCTGACGGGCGCGGGCACGGTGGCCATCGATGTCGAAAACGGCCGTCTGGCGCTAGCCACCGGCACGCAGGTGACCCTGTCTTCCCTGCATCTGGGCAGCGAGGGCGAGCTTTATATGGGGCTGTCCACCGCCAATCCGACCAGCGCGCTTCTGATCAATAACGGGACGACCGTCTTCGACGATGGTGCGGCCATCTATCTGACGCTCGACAAGATCATCCAGACGCCGACGCGCTTCACCCTGATCACCGGCGCCAATATCGACTACGGGACATTGGACCTCAATGACATGGACGAGAAGGTGCCGTGGCTGTACAAGGCCACCCTGTCGACCGGCAGTGCCAATAACGGCCTCTATGCCGACTTCCGCCTGCGTACACAGTCCGAGTCCGGCCTGAGCGTCAACGAATACGGAGCCTTGGGGGCCGTGTTGACGGCGGCGGCGACCGACGACGACACGACCTCGACCCTGCTGTCGGCGACGACCGAGTCGACCTTCGTCAGCACCTACGCCGCCTTCCTGCCCGATTTTTCAGGCGAGAACCTGCTGTCCCTGTCGCGCGGCCGCGAAGCCGTGACGCGCTCGATCGAGAAGCAGTCGATCCTGCCCGGTATGGGCGAAACGCACTACTGGCTGCAGGAAGAAGGCTATCAGTTGAGCCGCGACCGCGGCCAGACGCTGGGCTTCGAGGCCACCGGTTTCAGCTTCGGGGGCGGGATCGAGCGCGGCCTGGGCTACGGTCAGGCGACGGGCCTGTTCATCAGCTATACGGCGGCCACGCCAAAGGACTCCTACGCCACGGCCTACGAGACCTCATCGGCGGCGGACTTCACCGTCGGCGGCTACTGGCGTCTGGAAAGTGGCGGCCTGCGCGCGTGGTTGAGCGGCGGGGTCGGTGGCGCGTTTTTCAAAAGCGAGCGCCAGATGGTCGGCTCGGCCAACACCCTCACCGCCAAGGCCAAGTGGAATGGCTACAGCGTTTCGGGCAGCACCGGGGCGTCGTACCGCGCCACCCTCGGTCCGGTCAGTCTCAAACCGCTGGTCTCGGTCGACTATTACGGCCTCAAGGAAGACGGACGCGACGAGGACGGCGGCGGTACGGCCTTCGACCTCAGCGTCGATGAACGCCAGAGCCATATCGCCACGGCTTCGGCGTTGCTGAGCCTGGGGCGCAGCGACCGCAAGGCGTTGTTCCAGCCGGAAGTCTGGGTCGGTTACCGCAACAACTTCTCGGTCAAGGTCGACGATACGGTGGCCCGCTTCACCGGCGGCGACGCCTTCACGCTGTCGGGCGGCGACCTGAAAGGCGGCGCGCCGGTCGTCGGGCTGCGCATGTTGGCCGGCAACGAATACGGTTACCTATCGCTTGAGGCTGAAGGCGAAAAATATAGTGAATACAGCAATTACAAACTGAGTCTTCGCACCGGGTTCAAATTCTGA
- a CDS encoding FMN-binding glutamate synthase family protein: MISRFFILQTVWLLTLACAAGGYWIDARLWWGLTTLAPLSLIGLRDLTQTSHAILRNYPIIGHVRFILEAVRPEIRQYLIEDDRDPVPFTREQRALVYRRAKNVSDKLPFGTIRDVNAVGYGWISHSLRPSKIASSDFRIGIGGRDCEKPYFASVLNISGTSFGAVSSNAIMAFNKGAKLGGFAHNTGEGAISKHHRKYGGDLIWQIASGYFGCRTPDGEFDPDAFARTAALDQVKMIELKLSQGAKPGHGGVLPRAKITGEIARTRLIDRTQDCVSPAAHPAFSTPRQMMQFVAELRRLSGGKPVGLKLAVGHRSEFLALVKAMLATGILPDFIVVDGGEGGTGAAPVELSNHVGLPLVEGLSFVHNALVGAGLRGHIRIGASGKVVSAFDFCRVHALGADFVMAARAFMFAAGCIQARACHTNHCPTGVTTQSWWRKRALVVRDKAPRVQQYHRNTLKALSEMLAAAGLSHPRDLKPWHLHVRATNGEVVRGDVAFPHVEPGAILNGTAREGLMKQWHRAQIDTFEPLDEEIVEQMLKG, encoded by the coding sequence GTGATTTCGAGATTCTTCATCCTTCAGACGGTGTGGCTTTTGACGCTTGCCTGTGCGGCGGGCGGCTATTGGATCGACGCGCGGTTGTGGTGGGGCCTGACCACCCTGGCACCGCTGAGCCTGATCGGTCTGCGTGACCTGACCCAGACCTCGCACGCCATCTTGCGCAACTATCCGATTATCGGACATGTGCGCTTCATCCTTGAGGCCGTGCGCCCGGAAATCCGTCAGTACCTGATCGAGGACGATCGCGACCCGGTGCCCTTCACCCGCGAGCAGCGGGCGCTGGTTTATCGGCGCGCCAAGAACGTCTCGGACAAGCTGCCCTTCGGCACCATCCGCGACGTCAATGCCGTGGGCTATGGCTGGATTTCGCATTCGCTGCGGCCGTCGAAGATCGCCTCCAGCGACTTCCGTATCGGCATCGGCGGACGCGACTGCGAAAAGCCCTACTTCGCCTCGGTGCTCAACATCTCAGGCACCAGCTTCGGCGCGGTGTCGTCCAACGCCATCATGGCCTTCAACAAGGGAGCGAAGCTGGGCGGCTTTGCCCACAATACTGGTGAAGGGGCGATATCGAAACACCACCGGAAATACGGCGGCGACCTGATCTGGCAGATCGCTTCCGGTTATTTCGGTTGTCGCACCCCGGATGGCGAGTTCGATCCGGACGCCTTTGCGCGCACCGCCGCCCTCGATCAGGTCAAGATGATCGAACTGAAGCTCAGCCAGGGGGCCAAGCCGGGCCACGGCGGCGTCCTGCCGCGCGCCAAGATTACCGGCGAAATCGCCCGCACCCGCCTGATCGACCGCACGCAGGACTGCGTTTCCCCTGCGGCCCATCCGGCCTTTTCGACGCCGCGCCAGATGATGCAGTTTGTCGCCGAATTGCGCCGCCTGTCGGGCGGCAAGCCGGTGGGTCTGAAGCTTGCCGTCGGCCATCGCTCGGAATTTCTGGCGCTGGTCAAGGCCATGCTGGCCACGGGCATACTGCCGGACTTCATCGTGGTCGACGGCGGAGAGGGTGGCACCGGGGCCGCACCGGTTGAGTTGTCGAACCATGTCGGCCTGCCGCTGGTCGAAGGCTTGAGCTTCGTGCACAATGCGCTGGTGGGGGCCGGGCTGCGCGGTCATATCCGCATCGGCGCCTCGGGCAAGGTCGTCTCGGCCTTTGACTTTTGCCGCGTGCATGCGCTGGGGGCCGATTTCGTGATGGCGGCGCGTGCCTTCATGTTCGCCGCCGGCTGTATTCAGGCCCGCGCCTGCCACACCAACCACTGCCCGACCGGTGTGACGACGCAGTCGTGGTGGCGCAAGCGGGCGCTGGTGGTCAGGGACAAGGCTCCGCGCGTGCAGCAGTATCACCGCAACACCTTGAAAGCCCTGTCGGAAATGCTGGCGGCGGCGGGGCTCAGCCACCCGCGTGACCTCAAGCCGTGGCACCTGCACGTGCGCGCCACCAATGGCGAAGTGGTGCGCGGCGATGTGGCTTTCCCGCATGTCGAACCGGGCGCCATTCTCAATGGCACAGCGCGCGAAGGTCTGATGAAACAGTGGCACCGCGCCCAGATCGATACGTTCGAACCGCTGGACGAAGAAATCGTCGAGCAGATGCTGAAGGGTTAA
- a CDS encoding HepT-like ribonuclease domain-containing protein, with the protein MEWKNISGFRNILVHNYLGDIDPLTVQTVVDRHVSALVTVMSEALKSDD; encoded by the coding sequence ATCGAATGGAAGAATATCAGCGGCTTTCGCAACATTCTGGTCCACAACTATCTGGGCGACATAGATCCCCTGACCGTCCAGACCGTCGTAGATCGGCACGTGTCGGCATTGGTCACTGTCATGTCCGAGGCGCTAAAGTCCGACGATTAA
- a CDS encoding nucleotidyltransferase family protein has protein sequence MLLDTLHSHKHDIETAAQTFGARRIRVFGSVARQEETPDSDIDFLVDFPEGYDLFAQRLPLAAKLSELTGRRVDLIPEHELSPHIRQHVLDEARSL, from the coding sequence ATGCTGTTGGACACACTGCACAGTCATAAACACGACATCGAAACGGCCGCACAGACATTCGGTGCCCGTCGTATTCGTGTGTTTGGATCAGTGGCGCGGCAGGAGGAGACGCCGGACAGCGACATCGACTTTCTGGTCGACTTTCCGGAAGGCTACGATTTGTTCGCACAACGATTGCCATTGGCCGCCAAGCTGTCGGAGTTGACGGGACGACGGGTCGATCTGATCCCGGAGCACGAGCTTAGCCCGCATATTCGACAGCACGTGCTGGATGAGGCGCGCTCCCTGTGA
- the typA gene encoding translational GTPase TypA, producing MNLRNIAIIAHVDHGKTTLVDALLAQSGVFRANEATVERAMDSNDQERERGITILAKCTSVLWNGKAGETRINIIDTPGHADFGGEVERILGMVDGCVILVDAEEGVMPQTKFVLGKALKLGLRPILCINKVDRAHADPDRVHNEAFDLFAAMGATDEQLDFPHIYASGRSGWATLDLNTPSDNLAPLFDLIVDHVPPPAVQAKVNEPFQMLAVLIESDPFLGRILTGRISQGKAVPGLAIKALNRDGQEIERGRITKVLAFRGLKRQPLDEGSEAGDIVAIAGLSKATVADTLCDMSLDTALPAQPIDPPTISMTVSVNDSPLAGREGSKVQSRVIRDRLLKEAESNVAIRITESGEKDAFEVAGRGELQLGVLIENMRREGFEVAISRPRVVYQTDPETGERMEPIEDVMIDVDEEFTGVVIEKLSARKAELKDMAPSGAGKTRIQLKSPSRSLIGYQGEFLTDTRGSGVLNRVFSHYEAYKGPIDQQRKGVLVSNSDGETAAYALWNLEERGVMFVGAGEKTYMGMIIGENSRADDLDVNPMKAKQLTNVRASGKDEAIRLTPPRRPTLEQAIAYIEDDELVEVTPLNIRLRKKELNPSFRKKRQKED from the coding sequence ATGAACCTTCGCAATATCGCCATCATCGCCCACGTTGACCACGGCAAGACGACGCTCGTGGACGCCCTTCTGGCTCAGTCGGGCGTCTTCCGCGCCAACGAAGCCACCGTCGAGCGCGCCATGGACTCCAACGATCAGGAGCGCGAGCGTGGCATCACCATCCTCGCCAAGTGCACCTCGGTGCTGTGGAACGGCAAGGCCGGCGAAACCCGCATCAACATCATCGACACGCCGGGCCACGCCGACTTCGGCGGTGAAGTCGAGCGTATCCTCGGCATGGTGGACGGCTGCGTCATCCTGGTCGACGCCGAAGAAGGCGTCATGCCGCAAACCAAGTTCGTTCTGGGCAAGGCGTTGAAGCTGGGCCTGCGCCCGATCCTCTGCATCAACAAGGTCGACCGCGCCCATGCCGATCCGGACCGCGTGCACAACGAAGCCTTCGACCTGTTCGCCGCCATGGGCGCAACGGACGAGCAACTCGACTTCCCGCACATCTATGCATCGGGCCGTTCGGGCTGGGCGACGCTGGACCTCAACACGCCGTCCGACAATCTGGCCCCGCTGTTCGACCTGATCGTCGATCACGTGCCGCCGCCCGCCGTGCAGGCGAAGGTCAACGAGCCCTTCCAGATGCTGGCCGTCCTGATCGAATCCGATCCGTTCCTGGGCCGCATCCTCACCGGTCGTATTTCGCAGGGCAAGGCCGTGCCGGGTCTGGCGATCAAGGCGCTCAACAGAGACGGTCAGGAAATCGAACGCGGCCGCATCACCAAGGTTCTGGCTTTCCGCGGCCTGAAGCGTCAACCGCTGGACGAAGGTTCGGAAGCGGGCGACATCGTCGCTATCGCGGGCCTTTCCAAGGCGACCGTCGCCGATACCCTGTGCGACATGTCCCTCGACACCGCCCTGCCGGCTCAGCCGATCGATCCGCCCACCATTTCGATGACCGTTTCGGTCAACGACTCGCCGCTGGCCGGTCGCGAAGGCTCGAAGGTTCAGTCGCGCGTCATTCGCGACCGCCTGCTCAAGGAAGCCGAATCGAACGTCGCCATCCGCATCACCGAGTCGGGTGAAAAGGACGCCTTCGAAGTCGCCGGCCGCGGCGAACTGCAACTGGGCGTGCTGATCGAAAACATGCGCCGCGAAGGCTTCGAAGTCGCCATCTCGCGTCCGCGCGTGGTTTATCAGACCGATCCGGAAACCGGTGAGCGCATGGAGCCCATCGAAGACGTCATGATCGATGTGGACGAAGAGTTCACCGGCGTGGTCATCGAAAAGCTGTCGGCGCGCAAGGCCGAACTGAAGGACATGGCGCCGTCGGGCGCGGGCAAGACCCGCATCCAGCTCAAGTCGCCGTCGCGTTCGCTGATCGGCTATCAGGGCGAGTTCCTGACCGACACGCGCGGTTCGGGCGTGCTCAACCGCGTCTTCTCGCACTACGAAGCCTATAAGGGCCCGATCGATCAGCAGCGCAAGGGCGTGCTGGTGTCGAACTCGGACGGTGAAACGGCGGCCTACGCCCTGTGGAACCTCGAAGAGCGCGGCGTGATGTTCGTCGGTGCCGGCGAAAAAACCTATATGGGCATGATCATCGGTGAAAACTCTCGCGCCGACGACCTCGACGTCAACCCGATGAAGGCCAAGCAACTGACCAACGTCCGCGCTTCGGGCAAGGACGAGGCGATCCGCCTCACCCCGCCGCGTCGCCCGACGCTGGAGCAGGCCATTGCCTATATCGAGGACGATGAACTGGTCGAAGTGACCCCGCTCAATATCCGGCTGCGCAAAAAGGAACTGAACCCCTCGTTCCGCAAGAAGCGCCAGAAGGAAGACTAG
- a CDS encoding nucleotidyltransferase family protein, producing MKPSDALSQYRGDIRSLTQRFRLENPRVFGSVLKGTDTEASDLDLLVDAPSGTTLFDLCGLQVDLEERLGVRVEVLTPQDLPARFRDKVVREAAAI from the coding sequence ATGAAGCCGTCTGACGCCCTGAGCCAATATCGCGGAGATATCCGAAGCCTGACGCAGCGCTTCCGGCTGGAGAACCCGCGGGTGTTCGGTTCGGTGCTTAAGGGGACGGATACCGAAGCCAGCGATCTCGATCTGCTGGTGGATGCCCCATCGGGGACAACTCTGTTCGACCTGTGCGGCTTGCAGGTCGACCTTGAGGAGCGATTGGGCGTGCGGGTCGAAGTGCTGACGCCGCAGGATCTGCCTGCAAGGTTCCGTGACAAGGTCGTGCGGGAAGCCGCCGCCATATGA
- a CDS encoding DUF86 domain-containing protein: MTTSRISDYLGHIIEAIDLATGYVHDVAQADFEADIRTQQAVSMNIIILGEAAAN, encoded by the coding sequence ATGACGACTTCGCGAATAAGCGATTATCTCGGTCACATCATCGAAGCCATTGATTTGGCGACCGGCTATGTCCATGACGTAGCTCAGGCTGACTTCGAGGCCGATATTCGCACGCAGCAAGCCGTCAGTATGAACATCATTATTCTCGGCGAAGCGGCTGCCAACTGA
- a CDS encoding DUF86 domain-containing protein — MRNRITHGYFDINLEVIWHTVTQDLPVLRPQIAALLVQQHEKD; from the coding sequence ATGCGCAATCGCATCACGCATGGCTATTTCGACATTAATCTTGAAGTCATCTGGCACACGGTGACGCAAGATTTACCCGTTTTGCGCCCGCAAATTGCGGCTTTGCTTGTTCAGCAGCACGAGAAGGACTGA
- a CDS encoding LysR family transcriptional regulator — MDRVLLQFLSVAEAGSISTAAERLHVTQPTLTFNLKKLERTLGVSLFSRTSRGMRLTPYGQTLYEHALIMKRLHDNAMASIERQKNDLEHGISIGSGYTAWKAFLRDLVFDYREKHPHVSINVSLSNVLRLMDQLLAGDILMFVGYKVPDLDPNLGTTFAPVGRLQDGFFVREGHPLLAAPRTQAEIKAYPSTIAFPRESHQQRLSSSVFTGGTVGKAFTSNSLQACIDYAKGTDAVLQHGNLLADDFARSGLHPVELAPGEAPDPVQMGVYSLKERSSDPQVIRLIEDVRSRAAKAYNLESSPY, encoded by the coding sequence ATGGATCGCGTGCTTCTGCAATTCCTGTCCGTCGCCGAGGCCGGATCGATCAGCACGGCGGCCGAAAGGCTGCACGTCACCCAGCCCACCCTCACCTTCAATCTGAAAAAGCTTGAGCGGACGTTAGGGGTGAGCCTGTTTTCCCGCACCTCACGGGGTATGCGGCTGACGCCGTACGGTCAAACGCTCTATGAGCACGCGCTGATCATGAAGCGCCTGCACGACAATGCGATGGCGTCGATCGAGCGGCAAAAAAACGATCTTGAGCACGGAATCAGCATCGGATCGGGCTACACCGCCTGGAAAGCCTTTCTGCGCGATCTCGTCTTCGATTATCGCGAAAAGCATCCCCACGTCTCAATCAATGTCAGCCTCAGCAACGTTCTGCGCCTGATGGATCAGTTGCTCGCCGGCGATATTCTGATGTTCGTCGGCTATAAGGTGCCCGACCTGGACCCCAATCTCGGCACCACCTTCGCGCCGGTCGGCCGCCTGCAGGACGGGTTTTTCGTGCGCGAGGGGCACCCCCTGCTGGCTGCGCCGCGAACGCAGGCCGAGATCAAGGCCTACCCGTCGACCATCGCCTTTCCGCGCGAAAGCCATCAGCAACGCCTGTCCAGCTCGGTCTTCACCGGCGGCACGGTCGGCAAGGCCTTCACCTCCAACTCGCTGCAGGCCTGCATCGATTACGCCAAGGGCACGGACGCGGTCCTGCAACACGGCAACCTTCTGGCGGACGATTTCGCACGATCTGGTCTTCATCCGGTCGAGCTTGCGCCGGGTGAAGCGCCTGACCCCGTGCAGATGGGGGTCTATTCATTGAAGGAACGCAGCAGCGATCCGCAGGTCATCAGGCTGATCGAGGACGTCCGCAGTCGCGCCGCCAAGGCCTACAATCTGGAAAGCAGCCCGTATTGA